Proteins encoded in a region of the Clostridium butyricum genome:
- a CDS encoding putative polysaccharide biosynthesis protein gives MEEKSANRGFLILSIAGIVSKIISVFYIPLLQRILGLSGYGIYQNCYEVFLFAYAITNLGTQPAIAKVVAELTALEKHEDAVRTLKISRTLLALVGGIISIILMMCAFPIGNLIGNPEASYGILLLAPSIFITSILSSYRGYFQGKSSMNAIAISQVVEQVINILVSLTCAFLLVKISIAYGSAGGTIGTSIGALVACLYMVYVYDKKNFEEEAIEAQGDKKRVRSKVIVRKLIKYGLPITLTAGLQNFGSLVDMVNVNSRLAHAGFTLQKAQELYGVLGRYKTLLSVPLIIVTALGTTVLPAVAAAMALKNKKDVRKRTGFAFRVTFIVTIPAAIGLSCLASEVFELLYGTSQGYELMMIGSIVLVIQAIVQIQTTILQSMNKLYFVLFTFSLGIVAKIIANFVLVGIPSINILGVVGGNFLWFLIPMILNQMALNKTLRMRIPFFKHMIKPFISSLAMAGVLFVLKQPASIILSITSGGKILSGLITIIIISIGGFVYLYLMIILGGLNKEDMDSISGRIYRILPRFMRKRMR, from the coding sequence ATGGAAGAGAAATCAGCCAATAGAGGCTTTTTAATTCTTTCAATAGCCGGAATCGTAAGTAAAATAATATCAGTTTTCTATATTCCTCTTCTTCAGAGAATATTAGGATTAAGTGGATATGGAATATATCAGAATTGTTATGAAGTATTTTTATTTGCATATGCTATAACTAATCTTGGAACCCAGCCAGCAATCGCAAAAGTCGTGGCAGAACTCACAGCACTAGAAAAACATGAAGATGCTGTAAGAACATTAAAAATATCAAGAACATTATTAGCTCTAGTTGGAGGTATAATATCAATAATACTAATGATGTGTGCATTCCCTATAGGAAATCTTATAGGGAATCCAGAAGCATCATATGGAATACTTCTTCTTGCACCAAGTATATTTATTACATCAATATTATCTTCATATAGAGGATATTTCCAAGGTAAAAGTAGCATGAATGCAATAGCTATTTCACAGGTTGTTGAGCAGGTAATAAATATATTAGTAAGTTTAACATGTGCCTTTTTACTTGTTAAAATAAGTATTGCATATGGTAGCGCCGGTGGAACAATAGGTACTTCAATAGGGGCACTTGTTGCATGTCTTTATATGGTATATGTATATGATAAGAAGAACTTTGAGGAAGAAGCTATTGAAGCTCAAGGAGATAAAAAAAGGGTACGAAGCAAAGTAATTGTAAGAAAATTAATCAAATATGGACTTCCAATAACTTTAACAGCCGGTCTTCAGAATTTCGGAAGTCTTGTTGATATGGTAAATGTAAATAGCAGACTAGCTCATGCAGGATTTACACTTCAAAAAGCACAGGAACTTTATGGTGTTTTGGGAAGATATAAAACATTGTTATCAGTGCCATTAATTATTGTTACTGCATTAGGGACAACAGTTCTACCAGCAGTTGCTGCAGCTATGGCATTAAAGAATAAAAAGGATGTAAGAAAGAGAACAGGCTTTGCTTTTAGAGTAACATTTATAGTTACTATTCCAGCAGCAATAGGACTTTCATGTCTTGCAAGTGAAGTTTTTGAACTTCTTTATGGAACGAGTCAGGGGTATGAGCTTATGATGATAGGATCAATTGTACTTGTGATTCAAGCTATAGTTCAGATACAGACAACAATACTTCAGAGTATGAATAAGCTTTATTTTGTGTTATTTACATTCTCTTTAGGAATAGTTGCAAAGATAATTGCTAATTTTGTTCTTGTAGGAATACCAAGTATTAATATTTTGGGAGTAGTTGGAGGTAATTTCCTTTGGTTTCTTATTCCTATGATATTAAATCAGATGGCATTAAATAAGACCTTAAGAATGAGAATTCCGTTTTTTAAACATATGATTAAGCCATTTATATCTTCATTAGCTATGGCTGGAGTATTATTCGTGCTTAAACAGCCTGCAAGTATAATTTTATCGATTACTAGTGGGGGGAAAATATTAAGCGGATTAATTACAATAATAATAATATCTATTGGAGGATTTGTGTATTTATACTTAATGATAATCCTTGGTGGATTAAACAAAGAAGATATGGATAGTATATCAGGAAGGATATACAGAATTCTTCCACGTTTTATGCGAAAGAGAATGAGATAA
- the licT gene encoding BglG family transcription antiterminator LicT: protein MHIEKVLNNNAFISLDKDGEEIIVMGRGIAFGKKGNQDVDLSNFKYKIFSNKDKNLNEKLITTVSEIPEEYIGITTKIVSIFENTYNRKLDDVIYVSLTEHIHGAIERYNNGIQINNPLILDIKRLFSQEYDTAKKALEIIKEEFGVEFNDDEAGYIAHHIVNAELNNDMSNIVNITKIMHEILNIIKYHFKVEFDEETVSYYRFVTHLKFFAQRVFNKSAYEDNETDLFNILKVKYEKSYMCTNKIKDFIEHKYQYTLSDEEQLYLIIHIERIVTKSTV from the coding sequence ATGCATATTGAAAAGGTTTTAAACAATAATGCGTTTATTTCTTTAGATAAAGATGGAGAAGAAATAATTGTAATGGGAAGAGGTATTGCTTTTGGTAAAAAGGGAAATCAAGATGTTGATTTAAGTAATTTTAAATATAAAATATTCTCAAATAAAGATAAGAATCTTAATGAGAAATTAATAACTACTGTTTCAGAAATACCAGAAGAATATATAGGAATAACTACAAAGATTGTATCTATATTTGAAAATACATACAATCGAAAATTAGATGATGTTATATATGTAAGTCTTACAGAACACATACACGGAGCAATTGAAAGATATAATAATGGAATTCAAATAAATAATCCCTTGATTTTAGATATAAAGAGATTATTTTCACAAGAATACGATACTGCTAAAAAAGCTCTTGAGATAATTAAAGAAGAGTTTGGAGTTGAATTTAATGATGATGAGGCAGGGTATATAGCACATCATATAGTAAATGCAGAACTTAATAACGATATGAGTAATATAGTGAATATAACTAAAATAATGCATGAAATATTAAATATAATAAAATATCATTTTAAAGTTGAATTCGATGAGGAGACAGTATCATATTATAGATTTGTGACTCATTTGAAGTTCTTTGCTCAGAGAGTATTCAATAAATCTGCCTATGAAGATAATGAAACAGATTTGTTTAATATATTAAAAGTTAAATATGAAAAAAGTTATATGTGTACAAATAAGATAAAAGATTTCATAGAACATAAATACCAATATACATTATCAGATGAAGAACAACTTTATTTAATAATTCATATAGAAAGAATAGTAACAAAATCAACTGTTTAA
- a CDS encoding beta-glucoside-specific PTS transporter subunit IIABC: MDYKKVAEKILERVGGKNNVQGLVHCMTRLRFKLKDESIVDDELVKKTKGVMGIMKKGGQYQIIIGNEVGAVYKEICQLGDFQSDSTPKNEKQKENQGIVSSILDTISGIMSPVIPAIIGAAMIKVLLTVLPMIGILSESSETYKLLAAIGDGAFFFMPVLIAMSAAKKFNTNSYYAVSIALIILHPNFISLLNDAKEAGTTVAFLGFIPVTYASYSYSVIPIILSVWALSYIEVFVDKITPNITKNFLKPMLVVLITAPIVMVAIGPLGTIFGNVLSSIVYFIHDKLGFISVGLVAAVFPFIVMTGMHHTFTPIKLGMIATTGFEGFICIAEFCSNMAQGAAALAVSIKSKNKDIKQTSGSSAFSALVAGITEPALYGTTLRLKRPMIGACIGAGLGGLVGGFFNLKCYGIATPAIVTLPQYIEKGNPKSIIYALITLLVTIIGSFIATYLIGFEDPIEEDDEDEDLNIKISEPLNTGIKISSPLEGELVELSKVNDATFASGVMGKGAAIIPSKGQLVAPFDGTIEAFFNTHHAMGLKSEDGVEVLIHVGIDTVELGGKYFTPKKKQGDTIKANEVILEFDIEAIKNEGYDVITPIIITNSDNYMDIILENERKIIKNENIMTVI, translated from the coding sequence ATGGATTACAAAAAAGTAGCAGAGAAGATTCTAGAAAGAGTCGGAGGAAAAAATAACGTACAGGGACTTGTTCATTGTATGACAAGATTGAGATTCAAATTAAAAGATGAATCAATTGTTGATGATGAACTTGTTAAGAAGACAAAAGGTGTTATGGGCATTATGAAAAAAGGTGGCCAGTACCAAATAATCATTGGAAATGAAGTTGGAGCAGTTTATAAAGAAATCTGTCAGCTAGGTGATTTCCAAAGTGATTCTACACCTAAGAATGAAAAGCAAAAGGAAAATCAGGGTATAGTTTCTAGTATTTTAGATACTATATCAGGAATTATGTCGCCAGTAATACCAGCTATTATAGGCGCTGCAATGATTAAGGTTTTACTAACAGTATTACCTATGATAGGTATTTTAAGTGAAAGTAGTGAAACTTATAAATTATTAGCTGCTATTGGTGATGGAGCATTTTTCTTTATGCCTGTATTAATAGCAATGTCAGCAGCAAAAAAATTCAATACGAATTCTTATTATGCAGTTAGTATAGCATTGATTATTTTGCATCCTAATTTTATTTCACTTTTAAATGATGCAAAAGAAGCAGGAACAACAGTAGCGTTTTTGGGATTTATTCCAGTAACATATGCTTCGTATAGCTATTCAGTTATACCAATAATATTATCAGTATGGGCGCTATCTTATATAGAAGTATTTGTTGATAAAATAACTCCTAATATAACAAAGAACTTTTTAAAACCAATGTTAGTAGTATTGATTACAGCACCAATTGTAATGGTAGCAATAGGTCCTTTAGGTACAATATTTGGTAATGTATTATCATCAATAGTTTATTTTATACATGATAAATTAGGATTTATTTCAGTAGGTTTAGTAGCAGCAGTATTTCCATTTATAGTTATGACTGGAATGCATCATACTTTTACACCGATAAAATTAGGAATGATCGCTACTACTGGATTTGAAGGGTTTATATGCATAGCAGAATTTTGTTCAAATATGGCTCAAGGAGCAGCTGCTTTAGCAGTTTCTATAAAATCGAAAAATAAAGATATAAAACAAACTTCAGGTTCTTCAGCCTTTTCGGCATTAGTTGCAGGAATAACAGAACCAGCTTTATACGGTACAACATTAAGACTTAAAAGACCTATGATAGGTGCTTGTATTGGAGCAGGACTGGGTGGTCTTGTTGGAGGTTTCTTTAATTTAAAATGTTATGGGATAGCTACTCCAGCAATAGTAACTTTACCTCAATATATTGAAAAAGGAAATCCTAAGAGTATTATATATGCATTGATTACATTATTAGTAACAATAATAGGTTCGTTTATTGCAACATATTTAATTGGTTTTGAAGATCCAATTGAAGAAGATGATGAAGATGAAGATTTAAATATAAAAATATCTGAACCTTTAAATACAGGAATTAAAATTAGTAGCCCATTAGAAGGTGAATTAGTAGAGTTATCAAAAGTAAATGATGCAACATTTGCAAGTGGAGTAATGGGAAAGGGAGCTGCCATAATACCATCAAAAGGACAATTAGTAGCACCGTTTGATGGAACTATAGAGGCATTTTTTAATACTCATCATGCTATGGGGTTAAAAAGTGAAGATGGTGTAGAAGTATTAATTCATGTTGGTATTGACACTGTTGAGTTAGGTGGAAAGTACTTTACTCCTAAAAAGAAACAAGGAGATACTATTAAAGCAAATGAAGTAATTTTAGAATTTGATATAGAGGCAATTAAAAATGAAGGCTATGATGTTATAACTCCAATTATAATAACAAATAGTGATAATTATATGGATATAATTTTGGAAAATGAACGAAAAATTATTAAAAATGAAAATATAATGACAGTAATTTAA
- a CDS encoding glycoside hydrolase family 1 protein, translated as MENFKMPKDFLWGSASAAYQVEGAYLEDGKGLTNWDNFVRIEGKTFKHTTGDVAVDHYHRFKEDVKLMADMGLKTYRFSISWARIIPEGNGEVNEKGLKFYEDLIDECLKYNIEPMVTIFHWDLPQSLIEQYGGFESRNIVDDFVKYAVILFNRFGKKVKYWITLNEQNIFTTLGWLTAMHPPGKFDDVKTYYQVNHHAFMAHAKTVLEFKKIVPNGKIGASFAYSPSYSINCDPMNAMSKMDFDDMKNFWWMDMYAYGRYPKSTFIYLKNKDMAPVFEDGDEEILKEAASKIDFMGVNYYQTSVCEYNPIDGVTPYGTFNTTGVKGSGQVTGQPGLFKNPSNPYLKTTDWDWTIDPMGLRYGLREITSRYNLPVIISENGLGAFDKKEEDNSIHDPYRIEFLKAHIEELKIAIQEGCEIIAYCTWSFTDLLSWLNGYQKRYGFVYVDREEEEGSSMNRYKKDSYYWYKEVIASNGENL; from the coding sequence ATGGAAAATTTTAAGATGCCAAAAGATTTTTTATGGGGAAGTGCATCAGCAGCTTATCAGGTAGAGGGTGCTTATTTAGAGGATGGTAAAGGACTAACTAATTGGGATAATTTTGTTAGAATTGAAGGCAAAACATTTAAACATACTACAGGTGATGTAGCAGTAGACCATTACCATAGATTTAAAGAAGATGTTAAATTAATGGCGGATATGGGACTTAAAACATATCGTTTTTCAATTTCGTGGGCAAGAATTATTCCAGAAGGTAATGGAGAAGTAAATGAAAAAGGTCTGAAATTTTATGAAGATCTTATTGATGAATGTTTAAAATACAATATAGAGCCTATGGTTACAATATTCCATTGGGATCTTCCACAAAGCTTAATTGAGCAATATGGTGGATTTGAAAGTAGAAATATAGTTGATGATTTTGTAAAATATGCAGTGATTTTATTTAATCGTTTCGGCAAGAAAGTAAAATATTGGATTACATTAAATGAACAAAATATATTTACAACCTTAGGATGGCTAACAGCAATGCATCCACCAGGTAAGTTTGATGATGTGAAAACATATTATCAAGTTAATCATCATGCATTTATGGCTCATGCAAAAACTGTTTTGGAATTTAAGAAAATAGTACCTAATGGAAAGATAGGGGCAAGTTTTGCATATAGTCCTAGTTATTCAATAAACTGCGATCCAATGAATGCAATGTCAAAAATGGACTTTGATGACATGAAGAATTTCTGGTGGATGGATATGTATGCCTATGGAAGATATCCTAAATCAACTTTCATATATTTGAAAAATAAAGATATGGCACCTGTATTTGAAGATGGTGATGAAGAAATATTAAAAGAAGCTGCTTCAAAGATTGATTTTATGGGGGTAAATTATTATCAAACTAGTGTTTGTGAATATAATCCTATAGATGGAGTAACTCCTTATGGAACATTTAATACAACTGGAGTTAAAGGGTCGGGGCAAGTTACAGGTCAGCCTGGATTATTCAAAAATCCATCAAATCCATATTTAAAAACAACAGATTGGGATTGGACTATTGATCCTATGGGATTAAGATATGGATTAAGAGAAATTACAAGTAGGTATAATCTTCCTGTAATTATATCTGAAAATGGATTAGGTGCTTTTGATAAAAAAGAAGAAGATAACTCAATTCATGACCCTTATAGAATAGAATTTTTGAAAGCTCATATAGAAGAGTTAAAGATAGCTATACAGGAAGGTTGTGAGATAATTGCATACTGTACTTGGTCTTTTACAGATTTATTAAGCTGGTTAAATGGATATCAAAAAAGATATGGATTTGTATATGTTGATAGAGAAGAAGAAGAAGGCTCATCTATGAATCGTTATAAAAAAGATAGTTATTACTGGTATAAAGAAGTAATAGCTTCAAATGGTGAAAACTTATAA
- the spoVB gene encoding stage V sporulation protein B translates to MDKDNFFKNSFLLTSSNIATGILGFIFSIYLSKILGPEGMGLYNLVMPIYNLFICLMSAGIVASISKISAVYSQRGEHNNITKTIRVVTIFNVVWALFIGIIVFSSAPFIGKYGVNDTRTISAIRVICPAMICIAISNIFKGYFYGTSKITVPAIIDIFEKAMRIVTVSLLIFLTQAHTLEGMVTLATVALCIGEFQSLFFLYIYYKYSIKKMPVSFERPESSSQLLFDVICISIPLCMNGFLTNILGTLATLVVPRRLISAGFDYSEALSMIGKYNGMAICIITIPMIVVSTINTLLIPDLSQTLNQGKEYEASLRIRKVIKLAFLLGLATAIICNVVPVNLGEMFFGRDDLGSYIRFSSFSAPIIFTSLTMFGILNGLNRQGIILRNSLIEAVTELICLYIFTSIHSINIFGYSITMCIACSISFLLNIHEVKKHIDININPYNVIIYLLLGLLVFIIVSIFSKHFSAYFPIANNFAVMGITFLIFAYLGGFGETE, encoded by the coding sequence TTGGATAAAGATAATTTTTTTAAAAATTCATTTTTGTTAACATCGTCTAATATAGCTACAGGTATATTAGGATTTATTTTTTCCATTTATCTTTCTAAGATATTGGGTCCTGAAGGCATGGGACTATATAATCTTGTTATGCCTATTTACAATTTATTTATATGTCTTATGTCAGCTGGTATTGTTGCTTCAATTTCAAAAATTTCAGCTGTTTATTCTCAAAGAGGAGAACATAATAATATAACAAAAACTATACGAGTTGTTACCATATTTAATGTAGTATGGGCACTATTTATAGGCATTATCGTATTTTCATCTGCACCTTTTATCGGCAAATATGGAGTAAATGACACAAGAACGATAAGTGCCATAAGAGTAATATGTCCCGCCATGATATGTATTGCTATTTCTAATATATTTAAGGGGTATTTTTATGGTACTTCTAAAATTACAGTGCCAGCTATTATAGATATATTTGAAAAAGCCATGAGAATTGTGACTGTGAGCTTGCTTATCTTTTTGACTCAGGCACATACTTTAGAGGGCATGGTTACGCTAGCTACAGTTGCATTATGCATAGGAGAATTCCAAAGCCTTTTCTTTTTGTATATATACTATAAATATTCAATAAAAAAAATGCCGGTTTCCTTTGAAAGACCTGAAAGCAGCTCTCAGCTTTTATTTGATGTTATATGTATTTCAATCCCATTATGCATGAATGGTTTTCTCACTAATATTCTTGGCACCCTGGCAACTCTTGTAGTTCCTAGAAGACTTATTTCAGCTGGATTTGATTACTCTGAAGCTTTAAGTATGATAGGAAAATATAATGGAATGGCAATATGTATAATAACTATACCCATGATCGTTGTTTCAACCATCAACACTCTGCTTATACCAGATTTATCACAAACTCTTAATCAGGGAAAGGAATATGAAGCATCACTTAGAATAAGAAAAGTAATTAAACTAGCATTTTTACTAGGTCTTGCAACAGCAATAATCTGTAATGTAGTTCCTGTTAATCTTGGAGAAATGTTTTTTGGACGCGATGACTTAGGAAGTTATATAAGATTTTCATCTTTTTCTGCACCTATAATCTTTACATCACTTACTATGTTCGGAATTCTTAATGGTTTAAACAGACAAGGAATTATACTGAGAAATTCATTAATTGAAGCTGTAACTGAGTTAATCTGCTTATATATATTTACCTCTATACATTCTATAAACATATTTGGCTATAGCATTACAATGTGTATAGCATGTAGTATTAGTTTTTTACTAAATATACATGAAGTAAAGAAACATATTGATATTAATATAAACCCATATAATGTAATAATTTATCTTTTGCTTGGTTTATTAGTCTTTATTATTGTTTCAATTTTTTCAAAGCATTTTTCAGCTTATTTTCCAATTGCAAATAATTTTGCAGTAATGGGAATAACATTTTTAATTTTCGCTTATCTTGGTGGTTTTGGCGAAACAGAATAA
- a CDS encoding B12-binding domain-containing radical SAM protein, with the protein MKVLLTAINSKYIHSNLAVRYLRSFAKDLDYEGEIKEFTINDREERILEEIIREKPDVVAFSTYIWNVEMVSRISNLIKRVDSNIEILYGGPEVSFDSRTFLKENVGEYVIEGEGEKTYRDFILYKLGKMELQEVRGLHYKNNETVYSNEKRPLMDMDEIIFPYETDEDLSNKIVYYEASRGCPFNCKYCLSSTSHGVRFLNIDRVRKELKYFIDKRVRLVKFVDRTFNCNHKFAMAIWEFLINSDTETQFHFEISADILKDEEIEILSKAPEGRFQFEVGVQTTNDEVLRNINRFVNFSHIKEKVEELMAIKNIKQHLDLIAGLPGEDYISFKKSFNDVYSIRPEEIQLGFLKLLKGSSMREEANRYGMEYSPYPPYEILKTDMVSYEEMLKLKKVEEMVDKYYNSGKFNYIIKYFENKFHSPFEFYYKLGVFFENKGYFNKNIGNIEYYKVFLDFNYEILKEDNKFINEIVKFNYLLYNKKRGLPDFLRSNISKEEEKEIKSSLREKYSFKEYHLEKFCIDLEEYVKSGQIIEKECYYLFDNFGLYININMYRQV; encoded by the coding sequence ATGAAGGTGTTACTTACAGCGATTAACTCAAAGTATATACACAGTAATCTGGCAGTACGATACTTGAGAAGTTTTGCAAAAGATTTAGACTACGAAGGTGAAATAAAAGAATTTACAATTAACGATAGAGAAGAAAGAATTCTTGAAGAGATCATAAGAGAAAAGCCAGATGTAGTTGCTTTTTCAACATATATATGGAATGTTGAGATGGTCTCAAGAATTTCTAATTTAATAAAAAGAGTTGATTCCAATATAGAAATTTTATATGGGGGACCTGAAGTTTCTTTTGATTCTAGAACATTTTTAAAAGAAAATGTTGGAGAATATGTTATAGAAGGAGAAGGAGAAAAAACATATAGGGATTTTATATTGTATAAACTAGGGAAAATGGAATTGCAAGAGGTACGAGGTTTACACTATAAAAATAATGAAACTGTATATTCAAATGAAAAAAGGCCTCTTATGGATATGGATGAGATTATTTTTCCGTATGAAACTGATGAGGATCTTAGTAATAAGATAGTGTATTATGAGGCATCAAGAGGATGTCCTTTTAATTGTAAGTACTGTCTTTCTTCAACAAGTCATGGTGTGAGATTTTTAAATATTGATAGAGTGCGTAAAGAACTTAAATATTTTATCGATAAAAGAGTGAGGCTTGTAAAGTTTGTTGATCGTACATTCAATTGTAATCATAAATTTGCTATGGCAATATGGGAGTTTTTAATAAATTCAGATACAGAGACACAATTTCATTTTGAAATATCCGCAGACATATTAAAAGATGAAGAAATAGAAATTCTTTCAAAAGCACCAGAAGGAAGATTTCAATTTGAGGTTGGAGTTCAGACTACAAATGATGAAGTTCTTAGAAATATAAATAGATTTGTTAATTTCAGTCATATAAAAGAAAAAGTAGAAGAACTTATGGCTATAAAAAATATAAAGCAACATTTAGATTTAATTGCAGGTCTTCCAGGAGAAGATTATATATCTTTTAAAAAATCATTTAATGATGTATATAGTATAAGACCAGAAGAAATACAATTAGGATTCTTAAAATTACTAAAAGGATCGTCTATGAGAGAAGAAGCTAATAGATATGGAATGGAATATTCACCATACCCACCATATGAAATACTAAAAACAGATATGGTGAGTTATGAAGAAATGCTTAAGTTAAAAAAAGTAGAAGAAATGGTTGATAAATATTATAATTCTGGGAAATTTAATTACATAATAAAATACTTTGAAAACAAATTCCATAGTCCATTTGAATTCTATTATAAATTAGGAGTATTTTTCGAAAATAAGGGATATTTTAATAAAAATATAGGAAATATAGAATATTATAAGGTATTTTTAGATTTTAACTATGAAATTTTAAAAGAAGATAATAAATTTATTAATGAAATAGTTAAATTTAATTATTTGTTATATAATAAGAAAAGAGGGCTTCCTGACTTTTTAAGGAGTAATATATCTAAAGAGGAAGAAAAAGAGATAAAATCGTCTCTTCGTGAAAAGTATTCCTTTAAAGAATATCATTTAGAAAAATTCTGCATTGATTTGGAAGAGTATGTCAAGAGTGGGCAGATAATAGAAAAAGAATGCTATTATTTATTTGATAACTTTGGTTTATACATAAATATTAATATGTATAGACAAGTTTAA